One Rhizoctonia solani chromosome 2, complete sequence DNA segment encodes these proteins:
- a CDS encoding X-domain of DnaJ-containing, whose amino-acid sequence MAENTTPEPKVFDREYYDLLGVRTDVSELDLKKAYRKAAIKYHPDKNPSPDAEEKFKEISTAYQVLSDSNLRAVYDKQGKNKVEGPEGGFEDASAFFANVFGGERFNDWIGEISLLKEMTNAAEVMMTDEERAVAEADPNRPKSPNPATVSSAAGAATVPPGVDAATTPSQLNNAGAPPPSTTPEAAPQPVRTDSGMIKHEGSGSATPTGTGAAGGKDKKGKNKLSPEQRKKLEELDLQRKKVMEERVKTLTDKLKERIRPFMTAKNPGDTNDPEVKVWLARIKTEAEDLKLESFGVELLHTIGNVYLMKANSALKSRKMFGIPGFVSRLKEKGAVAKEAWGVLGSAIGVQHVMEDMARLQEKGEAAEAELRALEMDLTGKILLASWRGTRWEVSQVLREVCDKVLEEQGAPKEQLFLRARALFLIGELLKEVKPDESDEERRELERLVAEASRKKGAPAKSPASPTVGTPTAEGQKKGWKWSSK is encoded by the exons ATGGCCGAGAATACAACGCCCGAGCCCAAAGTATTTGACCGCGAATATTACGATTTG CTCGGAGTTCGCACCGATGTGAGCGAACTTGATCTCAAAAAGGCATATCGCAAGGCGGCGATCAAGTACCATCCGGACAAGAACCCTTCGCCAGATGCTGAGGAGAAGTTCAAGGAGATTAG TACCGCCTATCAGGTTCTTAGCGACTCG AACCTACGAGCCGTATATGATAAACAGGGAAAGAACAAG GTTGAAGGTCCTGAAGGCGGGTTTGAGGATGCATCTGCATTCTTTGCCAATGTTTTTGGAGGTGAACGGTTCAACGACTGG ATAGGCGAAATTTCATTGCTCAAAGAAATGACGAATGCTGCTGAGGTTATGATGACGGACGAAGAGCGTGCTGTGGCCGAGGCCGATCCCAACCGTCCCAAGTCTCCCAATCCAGCTACTGTTAGTTCTGCTGCGGGGGCAGCCACTGTGCCTCCCGGTGTCGATGCTGCAACTACACCCTCGCAGCTTAACAATGCCGGTGCACCCCCTCCGAGCACGACGCCTGAGGCCGCACCGCAACCTGTACGAACTGATTCGGGTATGATTAAGCATGAAGGAAGTGGATCTGCTACGCCCACTGGCACCGGAGCTGCTGGAGGAAAGGACAAGAAGGGAAAGAATAAACTATCTCCTGAGCAAAGGAAGAAACTCGAAGAATTGGATTTGCAAAGGAAGAAGGTCATGGAGGAAAG GGTCAAGACCTTGACGGACAAGTTGAAAGAACGAATTCGTCCATTCATGACTGCTAAGAACCCGGGGGACACTAACGATCCGGAAGTCAAGGTATGGCTTGCGAGGATCAAGACGGAAGCAGAGGATCTGAAACTTGAGAGTTTTGGTGTCGAA CTTTTACATACCATCG GAAACGTGTACCTCATGAAAGCCAACTCCGCCTTGAAATCGCGCAAGATGTTTGGGAT CCCCGGATTTGTTTCTAGATTAAAGGAGAAGGGCGCTGTTGCGAAAGAGGCCTGGGGGGTGCTTGGTAGCGC AATCGGAGTTCAACACGTTATGGAG GATATGGCCAGGTTGCAAGAAAAAGGAGAAGCTGCAGAGGCTGAACTCCGCGCCCTCGAGATGGACCTGACTGGTAAA ATTCTCCTTGCATCGTGGAGAGGGACTCGGTGGGAGGTCAGCCAGGTTCTACGTGAAGTCTGTGACAAGGTACTTGAGGAGCAAGGCGCCCCTAAGGAACAGCTATTCTTGCGCGCCCGA GCCTTATTCCTGATTGGAGAATTGCTGAAGGAGGTCAAACCTGATGAATCAGATGAGGAGCGGCGTGAACTCGAACG GTTGGTTGCTGAAGCAAGCAGAAAGAAAGGTGCCCCGGCCAAGTCTCCAGCTTCGCCAACCGTTGGTACTCCCACTGCTGAAGGGCAAAAGAAAGGATGGAAGTGGAGTAGTAAATGA
- a CDS encoding engulfment and cell motility protein 3, with the protein MIRDKANLKLVSSPVIEATEILDRLHAADKESTSGQEHEFTHEFLKRDGLRELIGAIENSSGNTLAYALTSMQNLMENDYGWDNLQSNFILLIVDILSNSNPINVIRPATSILKRLVEADPRSGLDAGVMPSSSATTPAAELSPSPLPGSVYRYGFEVVWAQLQRSPNTLSVIVARLTMAESGMALGGMMLINSLLSNASDAHAPELIDELERLNIRNVVRRLMASHASADLSSSILDFQAHLMRITYLRKTTPVDVELHAVQAVLTYVWIAARLGNAGKPDRLAFEGEQWSLLGCPTGNMSRILLRLEFSDSTRTFVQTDPDHFAKVVLEQVSRPPNRRCPIIQASNEVVEILTEHWAIFGPGYSTSTSFLPFFLGFHRVHTIALQLFLRLWSESSASADDFARVAALVQSQIKFALRDESTRSWHEMESDFVTSEYRDIRERQMKELELTDDLLNKPPVRNLRAKLYKESYAFVRQQRIQCLMQGAWFVNGIPASSPSARESYSAPVRPQRPWRFMRLDKTMRFIYYLDSAMKIPIRGGIEDYQSAVALIAEVATETCAVPHNVAYGSGDITSPTSPPSVSPLSFSLMSERSRDQSEQQQPSSTP; encoded by the exons ATGATACGAGACAAAGCCAACCTCAA ACTCGTTAGTTCCCCTGTCATTGAAGCCACCGAGATTCTAGACCGTCTACACGCCGCCGACAAAGA AAGTACATCCGGGCAA GAACACGAGTTTACTCACGAGTTCCTTAAGCGTGATGGACTAAGGGAGCTGATTGGCGCAATCGAGAACAGCTCTGGGAACACATTGGCCTATGCTCTCACTTCGATGCAAAACTTGATGGAGAACGACTATGGTTGGGATAACCTTCAGTCCAACTTTATTCTCCTG ATCGTCGATATTTTGTCCAACTCTAACCCTATCAATGTAATCCGCCCTGCAACATCCATACTCAAGCGATTAGTTGAAGCCGACCCACGATCCGGGCTCGATGCTGGTGTCATGCCTTCCTCAAGTGCAACAACGCCTGCTGCCGAACTGTCGCCTTCACCGCTCCCAGGGAGCGTGTATCGATATGGCTTTGAGGTAGTTTGGGCGCAGCTACAACGTTCACCCAACACATTATCTGTGATTGTGGCCCGACTCACTATGGCCGAGAGTGGCATGGCTCTGGGAGG GATGATGCTAATCAACTCGCTATTGTCCAATGCATCCGACGCCCACGCACCAGAGCTTATCGACGAGCTGGAACGACTGAACATTCGGAATGTTGTCCGA CGGTTGATGGCTTCGCATGCGTCTGCAGATCTCTCTTCCTCCATCTTGGATTTTCAAGCTCATCTAATGCGAATTACCTATCTGCGAAAAACTACACCGGTTGATGTAGAACTACACGCTGTCCAAGCGGTCCTCACTTACGTTTGGATCGCAGCGCGTCTGGGAAACGCTGGGAAGCCGGACCGACTGGCATTTGAGGGTGAGCAATGGTCTCTCCTAGGGTGCCCGACCGGCAACATGAGTCGGATTTTGCTCAGGTTGGAATTCTCGGACTCGACT CGCACTTTTGTTCAGACTGACCCCGACCATTTTGCCAAG GTCGTTTTGGAACAAGTCAGCCGACCTCCTAATCGGCGTTGCCCAATTATCCAG GCATCTAACGAAGTTGTCGAAATTTTGACCGAACATTGGGCGATATTTGGACCCGGCT ATTCTACTTCAACGTCGTTCCTTCCATTTTTCCTTGGTTTTCACCGCGTACATACCATTGCTTTACAGCTTTTCCTTCG TCTGTGGAGCGAGAGTTCCGCCAGTGCGGATGATTTCGCTAGAGTCGCAGCTTTGGTTCAAAGCCA GATCAAGTTTGCCCTACGGGATGAAAGCACCCGGTCATGGCATGAG ATGGAATCAGACTTTGTTACCAGTGAATACCGTGATATACGTGAGCGCCAGATGAAAGAGCTGGAGCTTACAGACGACCTGCTCAATAAACCTCCCGTCCG AAATCTTCGTGCAAAACTGTACAAAGAATCGTATGCATTTGTGCGCCAACAACGCATACAGTGCTTGATGCAAGGCGCATGGTTTGTTAACGGCATACCAGCCAGCTCGCCTTCTGCGAGAGAATCCTATTCAGCTCCCGTTAGACCACAGCGCCCCTGGAGATTCATGCGCTTG GATAAAACCATGCGCTTCATCTACTATTTGGATAGTGCAATGAAGATACCAATCAGAGGTGGTATTGAAGACTACCAGAGCGCA GTTGCTTTGATCGCTGAAGTGGCAACCGAAACTTGCGCGGTCCCCCATAACGTGGCCTACGGAAGTGGCGACATTACCTCCCCAACGTCGCCTCCTTCCGTCTCTCCCCTCTCATTTTCTCTGATGTCTGAAAGGTCTCGGGATCAATCGGAACAACAGCAGCCATCAAGCACTCCCTAG
- a CDS encoding G protein coupled glucose receptor regulating Gpa2 protein: MSWNASQLVLRLTKGPINCTGDNVDIFNDIQKTATCHVCLSTGAVVGLAFHAQTGLISLVALLALLYIVARNYIRNHHKPPPGPWRLFRGNVDILMLNVIVADMIMSLGAISDIRWAYDRQVYCGSFCDAQGIVKTLGETAAALSTLAVAIYTFIAVNSRRPPVYRPWICLITVVIIWLWCILWPVILLRKYDTPGPGGEEDVHYAYTPTPWWCWINSKYLPERIVAEYLWLWIAGIFSIGLYIPAYYIVRNQQNMFREPVPDADRRSVTSTIDETNEAVKMLWYPLAYTLCVLPLSIMRWAAFANPDLLNRSQVMPATMVFSSIFNLMGLINVLLIYWTRPAILLIGSDGTLPPTDPRYTLSKEEVSPNSSLQSLPPNGNIGQDSHQASSRRGDNGFGGENVSLPREPVA, from the exons ATGTCGTGGAATGCGAGCCAACTAGTATTACGCTTAACAAAGGGTCCGATTAATTGCACTGGAGATAACGTTGATATTTTTAACGACATCCAGAAAACTGCCACTTGTCATGTATGCTTGAGCACTGGAGCAGTGGTTGGACTTGCG TTCCATGCGCAGACTGGGCTTATTTCTTTAGTTGCCTTGCTTGCCTTGCTTTATATCGTCGCA CGCAATTATATCCGCAACCACCATAAACCacctccaggtccatggagaCTCTTCCGAGGCAACGTAGATATACTGATG CTCAACGTGATCGTCGCGGACATGATAATGTCGTTGGGCGCAATATCCGATATCCGCTGGGCATACGATCGTCAAGTGTACTGCGGGTCATTTTGCGATGCACAAGGAATTGTAAAGACTTTGGGGGAGACCGCAGCAGCGCTATCCACGCTTGCCGTGGCTATATACACATTTATTGCCGTGAACTCCAGGCGCCCTCCGGTATATAGACCTTGGATATGCTTGATTACAGTAGTAATCATTTGGTTATGGTGCATACTATGGCCTGTCATCCTTCTCAGGAAGTACGATACGCCTGGTCCTGGAGGAGAGGAAGATGTACATTATGCATATACCCCAACACCTTGGT GGTGTTGGATCAATTCCAAGTACCTGCCTGAACGCATTGTTGCTGAATATCTTTG GTTGTGGATTGCGGGGATATTCTCTATTGGGTTGTACATCCCTGCCTATTACATTGTACGGAACCAGCAAAACATGTTCCGTGAGCCAGTCCCCGATGCTGATCGGCGGAGTGTTACAAGTACAATTGATGAAACTAACGAGGCAGTCAAGATGCTATG GTACCCTCTAGCATACACATTATGCGTGCTCCCACTGTCCATAATGCGGTGGGCTGCGTTTGCAAACCCCGATCTTTTGAATCGGTCTCAAGTAATGCCTGCAACCATGGTCTTCAGCTCAATATTCAACTTGATGGGCCTTATTAACGTCCTGCTAATCTATTGGACAAGGCCCGCCATTCTTCTCATTGGCTCAGATGGGACTTTGCCGCCCACAGATCCGAGGTACACATTATCTAAAGAAGAAGTGAGCCCCAATTCTTCGTTACAGTCGCTGCCTCCAAACGGCAATATTGGGCAAGACTCTCATCAAGCGAGCTCACGGCGCGGGGACAACGGGTTTGGTGGGGAGAATGTTAGTCTGCCACGCGAACCAGTTGCGTAG